The sequence tgttttgcaacggagtgcaatgtcttttctgacgtgccgaacgaaaacgtgttttcgactatttctggccgatgcaggtatggtcatttaggggttagccaaattttgtgctagggcacataaccgtttttattagttttacgtttcgtctttgactcatcagtgcagagcagttcaaattgaactgcttagtgctaaactcggcagttcaatttgaaccgctaagcagacgtaaagtttctgctacttacagaacactttttgttttgcaacggagtgcaatgtcttttctgacgtgccgaacgaaaacgtgttttcgactatttctggccgatgcaggtatggtcatttaggggttagccaaattttgtgctagggcacataaccgtttttattagttttacgtttcgtctttgactcatcagtgcagagcagttcaaattgaactgcttagtgctaaactcggcagttcaatttgaaccgctaagcagacgtaaagtttctgctacttacagaacactttttgttttgcaacggagtgcaatgtcttttctgacgtgccgaacgaaaacgtgttttcgactatttctggccgatgcaggtatggtcatttaggggttagccaaattttgtgctagggcacataaccgtttttattagttttacgtttcgtctttgactcatcagtgcagagcagttcaaattgaactgcttagtgctaaactcggcagttcaatttgaaccgctaagcagacgtaaagtttctgctacttacagaacactttttgttttgcaacggagtgcaatgtcttttctgacgtgccgaacgaaaacgtgttttcgactatttctggccgatgcaggtatggtcatttaggggttagccaaattttgtgctagggcacataaccgtttttattagttttacgtttcgtctttgactcatcagtgcagagcagttcaaattgaactgcttagtgctaaactcggcagttcaatttgaaccgctaagcagacggttcaaattgaactgccgagtttagcactaagcagttcaatttgaactgctctgcactgatgagtcaaagacgaaacgtaaaactaataaaaacggttatgtgccctagcacaaaatttggctaacccctaaatgaccatacctgcatcggccagaaatagtcgaaaacacgttttcgttcggcacgtcagaaaagacattgcactccgttgcaaaacaaaaagtgttctgtaagtagcagaaactttacgtctgcttagcggttcaaattgaactgccgagtttagcactaagcagttcaatttgaactgctctgcactgatgagtcaaagacgaaacgtaaaactaataaaaacggttatgtgccctagcacaaaatttggctaacccctaaatgaccatacctgcatcggccagaaatagtcgaaaacacgttttcgttcggcacgtcagaaaagacattgcactccgttgcaaaacaaaaagtgttctgtaagtagcagaaactttacgtctgcttagcggttcaaattgaactgccgagtttagcactaagcagttcaatttgaactgctctgcactgatgagtcaaagacgaaacgtaaaaccatTTAAGTTATtttggttcccggttttcgattaacgacagaAGATACTCAGTTTTCAaagttaggttcaaataaaagatcttatgctccaacaaaaaattaagcatgtttttcggattcaacaaaaattaacaCCGGTGGTCTGCCCCAcatgtttatatcacattgtcattacaccactaagtggattaaaataggttttctaGTACAGTGTTATTAGAGACTataccacagaaaaaaataactcgaaaattgttcaatactggtGTTATAGTGACACGAAAACTAGAAGCGaatgaacatattttcattttgcccTTAAGGCCAATCAATCGAAcagaaacagcagatctcacttcaACTAATGGTTTCTATagaattagaattgctggaaaaaccgacttttgaacggagcctcggatacccatagtgttatataccattcgactcagttcgacgagatcggaaaatgtgtgtgtgtgtgtgtgtgtgtgtgtgtgtgtgtgtgtgtatgggtgtgtgtacgtgtgtgcacttttcgaagatatttgaacgcgctcaattttctcagagatggctgaaccgattttaacaaacttggactcgtttgaaagctactgtcaggccattgatcaagttcgtaccggagatatgattgtattagtgacgtaaccgacaaaaagcgttgtattttaacgcgctcaattttctcagagatggctgaaccgattttaacaaacttggtctcgtttggaagctactgtcgggtcactgatcaagttcgaagatcaaatggctgtgatttttggttccgaagatatgattgtataagtgacataaccgacaaaagcgttgtatttgatcgcgctcaattttctcagagatggctgaaccgattttaacaaacttggtctcgtttgaaagctactgtcgggccattgatcaagttcgaagaccaaatggctgtgacttttagttccggagatataatggtataagtgacgtaaccgacaaaccacgttgatttttaccgcttttatatatataagggtgccaaaattttgggatcacctctattttcgtaaaactCTCGTGctgaaaagtttaagcacctcgaaaaaagccctcaTCATTTTGagcaatttgagctaaatcggagatGCgttaggggtgctgcccggcggttaaggtttgaaaattttcgatcttgaaaaagcaccataggggggagtacatgaaatttccaaaatcgaaatttttttttatgccgaaactcttaaaactgcatgaaacatcgaaatttagtgtcatctcagaaaaatttttttttgacaaaatcaactttctgggacttagaaaaatttaagaagggtttttgtatatgagatgactactgcagCTGAGATGACTACTGTAGCCGGTACCCTAATTGCTGTTAGCGAAAATTCCAATTTAATCTTTGCATCCACtagagataacagatctcaaTTTAACTAATGGTTTTTAAGTATttaagcaattccagaaatggatAGTTCACCAGTCATCAGAtgataaattttccaaattagATGCAACTTTGGCGCAGAGTATTTGTTTCGAACGGATGGAGAAACCGATTCGACACGAGACTGATTTTAAAAAAGAGCGTATGTATTCAAATCATTGTAACACAAAAActataattttatcaaaattatagGAAATATAGgacggcactctaaaaaaatatatacactgaaaaagaaAAGTTCACCAATTTGTCACGAATTGACAAGTTAACAAACAAACTTTATAGTAGAAGtgttaattttaattaattttaaagTATCTTTTTGAAATCAAAGAAGTTACAACTAACGGCTTCCgagttcagaacaaattggctcgaatggcacgttccccgttTCAGTCTTCAGTCAAATTTGTCTCGCTATTGGAGGAAAATAACGgggtttcattcaaatcggaaCATATCTGTTCTGATTTTGCCACTTTTTCCATTTCTAATTATTTGATGAATGATGGAGCTGAGTTAAAGTTAAAGTTAAAGCTTACCCCACCTACACGTGgttaaaaacttgttttaaaacTATGATGTTTGACAAATGATTAGGATTGATTTACTTTTTTGTGCATCTATACCATAGATGCAAATTTCTCTTGAGCTTGGATCCTAAAATCGCGCCTGTGTTCAACGGACGGTGAATCTAAGTAATGCATTAGTCACTTAGCAACACCCACCTGTTTGGATTTCCGCTCACGTTCCGGTGCCATTACCGATGCTCCCGTTGGCGCTTCCGTCTTGATTTGCCCAATGGACGGTCGTGGCCCATCCCGTCGACTCCCGTTGCTTAATTTCGTCAGCTTTTGGATGGTCGATTGTTTACTAACATTACCGCTGTAGCTGACGGCACCGTTGCCAGCCTTCGGTCGCGGCACTGCCTTATCAGTAGTTGCAGTAGCGCCTTCTTTGGTGATTGCGTTGGCAGTCCTACCGTTTGGCTTTTCCGGTGACGGACTACCGTTGCCATGCATCATACGGTTCAACCGGCCAAATAGGCCAAATGATTCACGTTTTGGTTTTGGCGTTGCTAGCGGGTCATTTCCGCGCATACCAAGGCCGGAAAGGTTGATCTTGATGTTCTTCAGTGGTGAATGGCTACGGGGACGGATTTTGCGTTgctcgtttgatttttttggttGTGGACTAGCTGCATTATTGGTGGAGGTTTTGGAGCGGAGCCGATTAAGGTTCATGCTTTCTACACGTTCGCGTAGTGAAACACGTCCACCGATCGCAAAGTTTGGTTTATCCTGTTTTTCTTTGGGCTGCACACTTTGGTCTTCTCCGGTAACGGGAATGCTATCGTTCTGAATAGTCGTCGGTGGAAGATCCTTTTCTGGCTTAGAATCGGGTGTGTTGAAATCGATATTAGGAAACCATGTTTTAGTTCGTTCTTTACGCGGGCTTACAGATCGATCCCGGAGTTGTACTTGGGATTGATCCCCAGACACGAGATGATTTTCATTTATGAACGGTAAACTAATTGGTCCGTCAATTTCTTCATTTGTTTCCTCCTCATACCGCAATGGATTATGAGGACATCGTTCGCTGACCAGCGGTGAGGGAACGTAGAATGTAGGTTTCGTTGGAGTAGCCAAGCCGGGCATTTGGAAAACCTCCTGAACTGAAAGAGCACGTCGCTTACGTAGGCCTGCATGTATTCTATTGAACTTACTTCTCAACAATTGCTGCACCTCGTTGATGGATGTCTTTTGTCCGGGTAGTCGCATAGACGCAGATTTGAAGTTCTTTAGACTAGGCAGTTTGATTTCTCTCGCGACTTTGATTCCGTTTTCACTTTCACTAGAATCTAGAGAGTTTTTCTTCTTAACATTAGACACTTCGTCGTAGTACTGAAGTTTTTCATGCCGGAAGAGACGAGCGGCCGCCACCTGTGCTGGTTCGGTCATGTTTTCGTACTTTTGCACGTTGTATTCCCAATCAATGCTGTGTGCACTACGACGATGATTTGGCGTTGCTCGGATTCTGTGGGCATATGTTT comes from Malaya genurostris strain Urasoe2022 chromosome 3, Malgen_1.1, whole genome shotgun sequence and encodes:
- the LOC131435433 gene encoding histone-lysine N-methyltransferase Suv4-20-like, whose translation is MVLCDSDLDVTGISQKWNKLRRRCASFKTVSGPASLDSDTNYILAEHPGHYQIIASGPVPIRVRQVQQSHQQQHHHHHHNHSHDQQRHHHHHHHHHHRHNGAHEQLLENQPHYGQLPDPNWELRHSSSSSTSTSSSNIGQVQLPIYAAEEYWQIHERDVKLWRLGAHQTYAHRIRATPNHRRSAHSIDWEYNVQKYENMTEPAQVAAARLFRHEKLQYYDEVSNVKKKNSLDSSESENGIKVAREIKLPSLKNFKSASMRLPGQKTSINEVQQLLRSKFNRIHAGLRKRRALSVQEVFQMPGLATPTKPTFYVPSPLVSERCPHNPLRYEEETNEEIDGPISLPFINENHLVSGDQSQVQLRDRSVSPRKERTKTWFPNIDFNTPDSKPEKDLPPTTIQNDSIPVTGEDQSVQPKEKQDKPNFAIGGRVSLRERVESMNLNRLRSKTSTNNAASPQPKKSNEQRKIRPRSHSPLKNIKINLSGLGMRGNDPLATPKPKRESFGLFGRLNRMMHGNGSPSPEKPNGRTANAITKEGATATTDKAVPRPKAGNGAVSYSGNVSKQSTIQKLTKLSNGSRRDGPRPSIGQIKTEAPTGASVMAPERERKSKQIPDNISKTSTSTGGITKLSAVSFIKTHDHHQQENFGKSAPSEVDDDLDEEIEESKFCTLPRSGPNAFTIRQARFVKGNGAKVLGFSIVGGKDSPKGSMGIYVKTIYPNGQAADKGTLHEGDEILSVNGNAFQGLSHQEAINVFKSIKTGDVVILIGRRNNRRKLDTPSPGITQA